TCCCGCAGTGTGGACCGCGGCGCACGCCGGGCGCATCCGTCAACCGACTGCACCCTGCGGCCTGCGGTCACCTCGGTCACCGCCGGCCGCCGGCCGCCCGGCGGCCGGGTCCGGCAGGTCACCGGCCCGAACCCCCACCGACCTTCGAGGGGATTCCTTAGAGCCCGTGCGTCAGGCGCAAGGACGCGGTCGCCGCGGGCTTAGCGTCCTTCGGTGTCGGACGCCGCGCAGCGAGACCAGGGAGGCGCTCTTGACCACCGTGACGCTGTCGGGCGGCGCCCTCGTGGGCCGGGCCTCCGAGGCCGCCCGGATACGGCAGTTCGTCAGGAACCCTGGTGAGGACGGGCACGTCCTGGTCGTCACCGGCAGTCCCGGCATCGGCAAGAGCGCCCTCGTCGACAGCGAGGTCGGCGAGCCGGCCGGGACCGGGGTGCGGGTGCTGCGGGCCGAGGGCAGCGAGACGGAACGGGAGCTGGCGTTCGCCGGGCTGCACCAGCTGCTGCGGCCGGTGCTGGCGCAGGCGCCGGTCCTGCCGCGGCGGCAGAGCGACGCGCTGCTCGGCGCCTTCGGCATGTCGGACACGCCGGACGAGCCCGACCAGCTGATCCTGCGCATCGCCGTACTGGGCCTCCTCGCGCACGTGGCCCGGTCGCGGCCGGTGCTGATCGTGGTGGACGACGCCCAGTGGCTGGACCAGGACACCGTGGACGTGCTGGCGTTCGTCGCGCGGCGGCTGGAGGGCGAGCGGATCGCCCTGCTGGGGCTGGTCCGCGCCGGCGCCCCGCTGCCCGCGTTCGCGCGGAGCTGCCCGGTGCTGGACCTGGGTCCCCTGGACGCGGATGCCGCGGGCCGGCTCCTGGACGCACAGCCGCGCCGCCCCACCGGCCCGCTGCGGGCACGGATCCTTCAGGAGGCCGAGGGCAATCCGCTCGCGCTGATCGAGTTCGCCCGTTCGGACCCCGGCCAGGCGCCGTGGCCGGTCGAACCGCTGCCGCTGGCGGACCGGCTGGAGCAGCGGTTCGCCGCCCGGCTGGCCGGCCTGCCCGGGGCCACCCGACAAGCGCTGCTGCTGGCGGCGACGGACCCGGGCGCCGTGTCCGGCGTGCCGCCTCAGGTGTGGCGGCCGGCCGAGCAGGCGGGCCTGATCGAGGTCCGCGACGCCGTCGTACGGTTCTGCCATCCCCTGATCCGGTCCGCGGTCTACCACGCGGCGCCGCCCACCCAGCGCCGGGCCGCGCACCGGCGGTGTGCCGCCGCGCTGCGCGAGGCGCCGGACCGGCGGGCCTGGCACCTGGCGGCCGCGGGCACCGGACCGGACGAGTCGGTGGCGCGGGAGATGGAGCGCACGGCGCGGCAGACGGGACGGCGGGGCGGTCTCGTCTCGGCGGCGCTGGCGCTGCAGCGGGCGGCCGAGCTCACCCCGGACCGCCGCGAGCGCGCCCGCCGGCTCACCCTGGCCGCCCGGCTGGCCGCGCCGACCGGGCAGACGGCCTGGGTCGAGGAGCTGACCGACCGGGTGCGGACGCTCTGCGACGACCCGGTGCTGCTCGCCCACGCCGCCCTCTGCCGGGGCCAGGCCCTCGCCCTCACCCCGCGCCGGGCCGCGGCCTATCCGCTGCTGACCCGCACCGCGCGGGACCTGGCCCCCCACGACCCCGGTGACGCCCTGCAGGCGCTCGCGACCGCCGCCCTGATCTGCTACTACGGCGGCGACGCCGGGCAACGGGACGAACTGCGCCGTGACTTCTTCCGGCTCGCCGCCGCCATCGGCCCGCGCCCCGAACCGGACCTGGCGTCCCTGTGGATCCTGACCGCCACCGACCCGTCCGCGGACCATGCCGCACTGCTCGCCGGTGTCCGCGGGCTGGCGGCCCTCGACACGGCCGGACCGGAACTGGCGGCGGCCACGGCGACCCTGGCGTGGCTGCTCGACGAGAACGCCCTCGCCCTCGGCCTGTTCGACACGGTGGGCGGGTCCCCGGCGGCCCCGTCGCCGCTGCCGGACGGGCTGCGCTGCGTGGAGGGGTGGGTCTGTCTGGAGTACGGCCGGTGGGCGCGTGCCCGGGCCGTCGCGGCGGCCTCGGCACGCGCGGCGGCGCAGAGCGACCCGCCCTACACGGCGGCGGCGCCGCCCGCCCTGGACGCCGCGGTGCTGGCGCTGCGCGGGGAGACGGGTCCGGCGCGCGCCGCGGCGCGGCAGGCGCTGGACCTCGTCGCCGCGCGGGAGAACCGGTTCGTGACCGTGCGGGCCCGCTGGGCGCTGGGCATGGCGGCGTGGGCGGACGGCGACCACGAGGACGCCTACGACCAGTTCCGCGCGATGTTCACCGCCGACGGCGACGAGGTCCACTACCACGTCTCCCGGTACGGCCTGGGCGACCTCGCCGCGGCGGCCGCGCGGATCGGGCGGCGGGAGAGCGCCCGCAGGATCGTGGCCCGGCTCGCGGAGCGCACGGCGGGCTCGTCGCCGCGGCAGCGGGCCCAGCTCGCCCGCGCCCGGGCGTTGCTGGCGGACGGCGAGGAGGCCGGGCAGCACTTCCGGGCGGCGCTCGACGAACCGGGCGCGCAGGAACGGCCGTTCAGCCACGCGCAGGTGCAACTCGAGTACGGCGAATGGCTGCGCCGCCGGCTGCGCTCGGGCCGGGCCCGGCCCCTGCTGGCCGGCGCGCTGGAGACGTTCGTACGGCTCGGTGCCGAACCGTGGGCCGCCCGCGCCCGGGCGGAGCTGCGGGCCGCCGGGATCCGTCAGAACACCGGCGGCCGGGACCGGCTGCCCGCGCTCACCCCGCAGCAGCGGCAGATCGTGAGCCTGGCGGCGCGCGGGCTGACCAACCGGGAGATCGGCGAGCGGCTCCAGCTGTCCCCGCGCACGGTCGGCTCCCATCTGTACCGGAGCTTCCCGAAGCTGGGCGTCACCGCGCGCTCCCAGCTGCGGGACGTCATCGACGGCCGCCGTACGGCGCCCGGGCTGTTCGCCCTCGTGGACGCGGGCGCCGGGGAGGACAGCGGCGACAGGCCGCAGCAGCACCCGGCCTGACGCCCGCCGCCCGGCGCACTCCCGCACGGCCGGGCTCTCAGAGGCGCTCCTTCAGCGGGCCGGCCCCTTTCCCGCCGCCGCGCGTACCGCGTCGACCAGTTCGGCCTGCCGCAGGATGTCCTGGCCGGGCCCCTTGAAGTCGCCGCCGTCCAGCACCGTGCGGGCGAACCGGGAGACCAGTGAGGCGAACTGGTGGCCCGCGGGCAGGGTGCGTTCCTCCACGTGGTCCTGGCGTACGAGCCGCAGCACCGGGCGCAGGGCGGGCGGTGCGGTGAACGCGCGGTCGAGGGTGATGCTGCCCTCGCTGCCCCACAGGGTGCAGGCGCACCGGTACGACCGGTCGAAGCCGAACGTGAGCTGCCCGGTGCGTCCGGCCGGGTCGGCGACGAGCGCCGCGCCGGCCACGTCGACGCCGGTGGCCGGGTCCTCCCGCAGCACCGCGCCGTGGACGGCGACCTCCGGGCCGAGGTAGAGGGTCGCCGCGCGCAGCGTGTACACGCCGGCGTCGAGCAGCGCGCCGCCGCCGAGCGCCGGGTCGTAGCGGATGTCGCCGTCGGGCAGCGGCGGGAAGGCGAACTCGGCGGTGAGATGGCGGGGTTCGCCGATCGCGCCGGTGTCGACGAGGGCCCGTACGGCGTCGTGCTGGCCGTGGTGGAGGAACGCGAAGTTCTCCATCAGCAGCAGCCCGGCGTCGTGGGCGGCGGAGACCAGCTCCGCCGCCTGGGCGCGGTCGGTGACGCACGGCTTCTCGGCGAGGACGTGCTTGCCCGCCGCGAGTGCCCGCGCCACCCACTCGGCGTGCAGCGCGGGCGGCAGGGGCACGTAGACGGCGTCGATGTCGTCCCGGGCGAGCAGCGCGGCGTAGCCGGTGACCGCCTCGCAGCCGAACCGCCGGGCGACGGCCTCGGCCTTGTCGCGGCTGCGGCTGGCGACGGCCACGAGCCGCACCGACGGCTCGGCCGCCAGCGCGGGCAGGGTGGTGCGCTGGGCGATGGCGGCGCAGCCGATCACTCCGACGTTCAGCATGCGTTCCGACACGGTCTCGCTCTCTTTCCGATGGGGTGGACGATGCACGGCGACGGCTCGCGCCCGCGATGCTGTCGGGACGAGGACACGGTGACGCCGCCGGGGGCCGCCGGAGCTACGGCCCGGTCGGTCCCGACGGTCCGGCGGCCTCGTCGGGCGCGTCGGACTCGGTCCCCCGCCCGGCCCGGCGGACGTGCCGCTCGGGAGCCCGGCCGAAGTGCCGGACCGGCACCCGCCGGTCCGGCGCTTGCGGTGATCCGAAGGCCCGTCACGCCGAGCCGAACTGCTTGTCGATGAAGTCGAAGAGGTCGTCGTCGCTGGCCGACTCCAGTTGCTCCTCGACCGCCACGACCGGCTCCGCCGCCGGGTCGCCGCCGACCGTGCCGGCCGCACCGCCTGCCGCGCCGACGGCCGCGACCGGCCCGTCCAGGCGGGTCAGCAGGCCGCGCAGCCGGCCGGCGAGCGTGGCGCGGACCGAGTCGTCGCCGGCGATCTCCTCCAGGACGCCCTCCAGACGGTCGAGTTCGGCGAGGACGGGCTGGACGGAGACGGCGGCTCCGGGCGCGGTCTCGTCGCGCAGGTGCCGGGCGAGACCGAGGGGCGTCGGGTAGTCGAACAGCAGCGTGGCCGGCAGTCGCAGCCCGGTGGCGGTGGTGAGCCGGTTGCGCAGTTCGACGGCGGTCAGCGAGTCGAAGCCCATCTCCAGAAAGCCCCGTTCGGCGTCCACGGCGTCGGAGTCGGCGTAGCCGAGCACCGCCGCGGCGTGGTCGCGGACGAGGTCGACGAGGAGGGTGAGCCGGGCCTCGGCGTCGAGTCCGGCGAGCCGCTGCCGCAGCCGCTCCGCGGAACCGGCGCCCTCGGCCGCGGGGGCGGTGCCGGTGCGGCGGCCGGGTGCGGGCCGGACGAGGGACCGCAGCAGGGCCGGTACCTCGCCGTCGGGGGTGCGCAGCCCGGCCGTGTCGAAGCGGGCCGGGACCAGCACCGCACGGTCGGTGGCGACGGCCGCGTCGAACAGCTCCAGGGCCTGCTCGGACGGCATCGGTACGACACCGCCGCGCGCCATGCGCCGCAGGTCGGCCCCGTCCAGCTTGCCGGTCATCGCCGACCGCTCCTCCCACAGGCCCCACGCCAGGGACTGGGCGGGCAGGCCCTGGGCGCGCCGCTGCTGGGCGAGGGCGTCCAGGAAGGCGTTGGCCGCCGCGTAGTTGCCCTGTCCCGCGCCACCGAAGACACCGGCGAGCGAGGAGTACAGCACGAAGGCGCGCAGCCCGGTGTCCCGGGTCAGCTCGTGCAGGTGCAGGGCGGTGTCGGCCTTCGCGGCGAGCACGGTGTCGAGGTGTTCCTGGGTGAGGGACCCGATGACGCCGTCGGCGAGGACGCCCGCCGTGTGGACGACGGCGGTCAGCGGACGCTCGTCCGGGATCGTGGCGAGCAGCGCGGCCAGCGCCTCCCGGTCGGAGGCGTCGCAGGCGACCAGGTCGGCGCGGGCGCCGAGCCCGGTCAGCTCCTCGACGAGTTCCCGGGCGCCCGGGGCTTCGGGGCCGCGGCGGCCGACGAGCAGCAGGTTGCGGGCGCCGTGCCGGGTGACCAGGTGCCGGGCGACGAGGCCGCCGAGCGCGCCGGTGGCGCCGGTGACCAGGACGGTGCCGTCCGGGTCGAGCAGCGTCCCCGCGCCGTCCCCGGCGCCGCCGGTGAGGGTCGTCGCACGGACGAGCCGCGGGACCCGCAACTCGCCCTTGCGCAGGGCGACCTGCGGTTCGTCGAGGCCGAGCGCGGCGGGCAGCGCCGGATGGGACTCCTGGGCGCCGTCCCAGTCCAGCAGCACGAACCGGCCCGGGTTCTCGGTCTGCGCGGTGCGCACCAGGCCCCAGACGGCGGCGGCCACCGGGTCGGGGGCCAGGTCGCCGTCGTGCACGGTCACGGCGTGCCGGGTGACCAGCACCAGCCGGGTCGCGCCGAAGGTGTCGTCGGCGAGCCAGTCCTGCAGCAGCCGCAGTACGTGCCCGGTGGCGCGGCGCACCGCGTCGGCCGTCGCGGGCGTACCGGTGTCCCCGGACAGCGGGTCGGTGTCGTCGCCGAGGCCCGGGACGGCGGCCAGTACGGTCGCGGGGGCCGCGGTGTCGCCGCCGGCGATGGCGCGGGCGAGGGCGGCCGGGTCCGGGTGGTGCGTGACGGCGAGCCCGGCGGCCGTCAGCGCGGCGAGGGCGCCGGGGTCGGCGTCGCCGTTCAGGACGGCCCAGGCGCCGGCGACGCGGGCCGGGGCGGTGGCCGGGGTCACCCAGTCCACCTCGTGCAGATGGCGGGCGGCGGCGCGCCGGTCTCCCAGCCGGCCGGCGTCGGGCAGCGGGCGCAGCGTCAGTCCGGCCACCGTGGCGACGGGCCGGCCGTCGGCCGTGGTGACGCGCAGGGTCACGGCGTCGGGCCCGGTCGGGGTGAGCCGCACCCGCAGCGCCCCGGCGCCGGGCGTGTGCAGGCGCACGCCGGTCCAGCTGAACGGCATGACGGCGGCGGAGGCCGCGGGGGTGAGGCCGACGGTCTGTACGGCGGCGTCGAGCAGCGCCGGGTGCAGCCCGTAGCGGGCGGTGTCGGCGGCGATGCCGGCGGGCGGTTCGACCTCGGCGTAGACGTCGTCGCCGAGCCGCCACGCTGCGGTCAGGCCCTGGAACGCCGGGCCGTAGGCGAACCCGCCCTCGGCGAAGCGGTCGTACAGGCCGTCCACGGTGACGGGTTCGGCGCCCTGCGGCGGCCAGACGGTGAGCGGCGCCTCGGCGTCCGGCGCGGTCTCCGGGGTGTCCGGGGCGAGCCGGCCGACGGCGTGCCGGGTCCAGGGTTCGTCGTCGGTGGCGTCGTCGGGCCGGGCGTGGACGCTGACCTGGCGCGTCCCGTCCTCGCCGGGTGCGCCGACGGTGACCTGGACGTGGACGGCGCCCTGCTCGGGCAGGACGAGCGGCGCCTCCAGGGTGAGTTCGTCGACGGTGGGGCAGCCGACCCGGTCGGCGGCGAGCAGCGCCAGCTCCAGGAAGGCGGTGCCGGGCAGCACGGCCGTACCGGACACGGCGTGGTCGGCGAGCCAGGGGTGGCTGCTCAGCGACAGCCGCCCGGTGAGCAGGTAGCCGTCGCCGCCGGCGAGCGCGGTGCCCGCCGCGAGCAGCGGATGGTCCCCGGCGACGAGGCCGGCCGCCGCGAGGTCGGGCGTCACCGGCTCGGCGTCGAGCCAGTAGCGGGCCCGCTGGAAGGCGTACGTCGGCAGGTCGGCCCGGCGGACCGGCCGGCCGGCGAAGTACCGGGCCCAGTCGGGGCCGGCGCCGTGGACGTGCAGGGTGGCCAGGGCGGTGGTGACAGCGGTGTCCTCGGGCCGGTCGCGGCGCAGCAGCGGCGTGACGACGGCGGCGTCCGGGTCGGTGAGGCAGTCGCGGGTCATGGCGCTGAGCACCCCGTCCGGGCCCAGTTCGACGTACGTGGTGACACCCTGGCTTTCCAGGGTGGCGAGGGCGTCGGCGAAGCGCACCGTGCCGCGCACGTGGCGCACCCAGTAGTCGGCGCCCTCCAGTTCGCCGGGTGCGGCGCTCTCGCCGGTCAGGTCGCAGACGACCGGCACCGCGGGAGCGGCGTAGGCGAGGTCGCGGGCGACGGCGGCGAAAGGCGCCTGCACGGGTTCCATGCGCGGCGAGTGGAAGGCGTGGGACACCGTCAGGCGCTTGGTGCGCAGTCCGGCCTCCCGCCACGCCTCGGCGAGTTCCTCGACGGCCTCCTCGTCACCGGAGACCACCACGGACGCCGGGCCGTTCACGGCGGCGACGGCCACCCGGTCCTCGTAGGTGCGCAGCGCCTCGGCGACCTCGGCCTCGCTCGCCTGCACGGACAGCATGGCGCCGCCGGCGGGGAGTTCCTCCATCAGCCGGCCGCGGGCGGCGACCAGACGGCAGGCGTCGGCGAGGTCGAGGACCCCGGCGACGTGGGCGGCGGC
This genomic interval from Streptomyces sp. NBC_00557 contains the following:
- a CDS encoding ATP-binding protein, whose product is MTLSGGALVGRASEAARIRQFVRNPGEDGHVLVVTGSPGIGKSALVDSEVGEPAGTGVRVLRAEGSETERELAFAGLHQLLRPVLAQAPVLPRRQSDALLGAFGMSDTPDEPDQLILRIAVLGLLAHVARSRPVLIVVDDAQWLDQDTVDVLAFVARRLEGERIALLGLVRAGAPLPAFARSCPVLDLGPLDADAAGRLLDAQPRRPTGPLRARILQEAEGNPLALIEFARSDPGQAPWPVEPLPLADRLEQRFAARLAGLPGATRQALLLAATDPGAVSGVPPQVWRPAEQAGLIEVRDAVVRFCHPLIRSAVYHAAPPTQRRAAHRRCAAALREAPDRRAWHLAAAGTGPDESVAREMERTARQTGRRGGLVSAALALQRAAELTPDRRERARRLTLAARLAAPTGQTAWVEELTDRVRTLCDDPVLLAHAALCRGQALALTPRRAAAYPLLTRTARDLAPHDPGDALQALATAALICYYGGDAGQRDELRRDFFRLAAAIGPRPEPDLASLWILTATDPSADHAALLAGVRGLAALDTAGPELAAATATLAWLLDENALALGLFDTVGGSPAAPSPLPDGLRCVEGWVCLEYGRWARARAVAAASARAAAQSDPPYTAAAPPALDAAVLALRGETGPARAAARQALDLVAARENRFVTVRARWALGMAAWADGDHEDAYDQFRAMFTADGDEVHYHVSRYGLGDLAAAAARIGRRESARRIVARLAERTAGSSPRQRAQLARARALLADGEEAGQHFRAALDEPGAQERPFSHAQVQLEYGEWLRRRLRSGRARPLLAGALETFVRLGAEPWAARARAELRAAGIRQNTGGRDRLPALTPQQRQIVSLAARGLTNREIGERLQLSPRTVGSHLYRSFPKLGVTARSQLRDVIDGRRTAPGLFALVDAGAGEDSGDRPQQHPA
- a CDS encoding Gfo/Idh/MocA family protein, whose protein sequence is MSERMLNVGVIGCAAIAQRTTLPALAAEPSVRLVAVASRSRDKAEAVARRFGCEAVTGYAALLARDDIDAVYVPLPPALHAEWVARALAAGKHVLAEKPCVTDRAQAAELVSAAHDAGLLLMENFAFLHHGQHDAVRALVDTGAIGEPRHLTAEFAFPPLPDGDIRYDPALGGGALLDAGVYTLRAATLYLGPEVAVHGAVLREDPATGVDVAGAALVADPAGRTGQLTFGFDRSYRCACTLWGSEGSITLDRAFTAPPALRPVLRLVRQDHVEERTLPAGHQFASLVSRFARTVLDGGDFKGPGQDILRQAELVDAVRAAAGKGPAR